TCACGATCTACCTTAAAGTGAGCATGGAAGAATCTCTTTACCTGCCAAATCATGAAATCAATACAGCTTAGGTTCAGCTTCAGGACAGCAAAAAATAATTAGTGCTTAATAATTGGAACTTCACCTCTCTAAAAGATTGAGAAATTAGAAAatcttttaattttctttcttcAGATTCGAATAAAACAATGTGGCTAGGTAAAGACCAATTTTTTGCAAGTTCTGATGCAAAGCCAAGTGGATCCATCATAAAGCGGTCTGATTCGTCAAGGGTTCCTCTTTGTTCACTAATAGAGGAAAAAAATAGGTCACTAGTCAGAAAGAGAATATGTAGGCAAATGAGAAAATACTGAAGGAAACTAATTGCAAGTTTAAACCTTGGTGTACAGTCCAAGAAGCGCATGGGCAGATTTTGGTGAACAGCAGAGTAATAGGGTGTGGCATGGCAAGGTGTCAGGAAGAGTACACTTCTGGCTTCACCATTGAGTGCTTTTGTCGCGATATACTGCATTACGTCTTCCGGCCCTCTCTGTCCATAGATCAAAATTAAGTAAAAATTCCAACCCAGCAGaaattttaaaacataaaactacAACAATCAACTTATCCCAAGCATAAAATTCAGGGATGTCTTCAAGTACTAAACAGTAAGGCAGGAAAAAGTGAACATATATTGTGAACACAAAAGCTTGCGTTTTAGGGGTTTTTAGATAATATATTCCACCAAGATGCATATTGAATTTATTATGATTCTCAAGTTATCCTTTCAAAGCAACCCAAAAGAGCAAGAAGATCTCagataaaaaaaatacacaaaatTAAATTGAAGACTCAAATACAGAAGTTGTACCCAAATGACACACAATTAAATTATTCTTTTTCATATAAAATGATTAGATGGAGTTTGAGACATACATGAATTCAGCTTAATCCAAGAAAAGACCCACTGACTAAAATTCACGCCAGAAAATATATTGACAGTCTTGCTTCATGAATATACCTGATGAACCAAACTCATATAAAGGCCCATTGGGATGTTGGTGacaagcaaaaagaaaacagCTAATCGCAACTTTGAAGGCCACTTATTATGCGTGGTCGGAGCCCTTTTGTTTTTACCCACTGGTATGTCTGGTGTTTCAAGAGCGGCTAATGAATACCCAGAAAATATCAATGCTATTGGAAGAATAGGCAAGATAAACCTGTTTACAGAAGTATTAGCCACTAGGAAGCAGAATCAAAAAGCTGAGTGAGTAGATCAGTATCAAATGATATTAGGATATACCTGAATTCTTTATGACCCAACACACTGTAAATGCCTATAACCCAGCCAATCACACCAGAGAGCTTCCAATGTTTAGACTCTATGATGCCTGCCAAAGAAAATGGCAAGAAGGTGAAGATCATCACAGGAAAACCTTGAGTGAAGTACCAGTGCCACGGATGAGTTCCATAATAGTCTCCGCCAGAAGAAAGAAAGTTGAATTTCAGAAAATTTAAAGGTACTATGATCCAAGACCCGTATATCATACGATCCAACAGAGATGTGATTGCCAGCACCACTGCCCTGAGAAGGTAAATGAAGAATAATAAGAATACAAAAATCAGTcatcacacaaacacacacaataGAAACTCTGAGAGTAATTTAGTAACATGAGTTTTATGACTCAAATGTAAAGCTAACACAAGCTAAGCTATCCACAAACTTTCAAGAAAGTAGCCACACTTAAGTTAACAATAACACAGTGAACATGATAAAGGTGCTTTCCAGGAAACAGGTCCCATCTACCAAGGACCTACACAATCAGACATGCTCATCATCTACCTTTTGTGGTGCGGGAGATAAAGTCATTGGAGAGTGATACTTATGGGGATGCTACATCAGTGCGACAAGCAGCTACGAAGCATTTGATAGGGTAATAGCATACACTGCAAAGTGCTGCAAGAATCCATCGAGAATGAAATGCAGGAAGCTGTAGCCAGCTACTTACAAGTGGATCATAGAACTAAATAGAGGTAACAACATTACAAGTCATGAGAGAGTAAGGGAGTGCAAGGTCAACACAGGTTTCTCAAGTCATAAGGTTGCTCCAAAGCACCCTTTCCAAGAAATTGCAAATAATTTCTAAGGAAAAAACGAAACCCGTTCTCAGGGTACAGTTAGCCATTTTAATATGCCAACACAAAGGAGGACATCAAAAGGCTAGCAAGAGTGCACAATGTATCTAGGTTTCTTAGGTGGTCAAGTATTTACAGGCATTACAGCCCTAGTCCCCACAATTTTCAGTGGCTCCAATCAAAAGGAAAGTGTTCAACAAATGCTTAATCCTAGTCCACAGGAAATATCAGCAAGATCTATGCTTCTAACTTCTAAGCGATCACATACAAGATTTCCTCATCTATGGTTGAGAGATCGTTATTTGTATAGTTCAACAAAGTATGGAACAGAAATTACAAGCAGCAGGAGTTCGGGCTGACAGCAAACATGGAAAGATAACAAAAACAAATCAGGAACCAAAACAAGCCCAATCTATTCTTTCAATTTGCTAATGGGCCATACTTGTACCATCACAATATGTATACATAGCAAAACACGAGAGACAAGTGAGAGGTGAGAAAAACTATTAGACTTGTTTTCTTGGTAACAAGTAAGCTTCTCATTTGAACCAGAAATCAGCAGAAATACAATAAGCAAACAACTTCAAAACTCAGCGAGGGTGAACAAGACCCCTCACTTATGCCCTCACTTGAGAATTACACATCCAGCTTACTAGTATTAAAACACCTAACATCCTCACAAGACAAACTATCACAAATTAGAGCATTGTATCTACTGAATACATCAGATCTAATTCTCATAACAAGAATAATAGGCATAATGGCAGCTTCCCTCCAAATTTCCAAAAGGCGTGATTTCTGACTCCCCAGTTATGGTAACCCATAGCAGTAACAGCAGCCAGGCAACGTTATTGTTTAACTCTTAACTTAGCATGTTTCCTGTACCAGATCTTCCAAACGTATGCACATTATCAAGTGTCCTCACAGTAACTTATCAGGTGCACAGTATCATGTTTCATCTACAAATGTTCATAGTAAATGTTACTGTACTCACACCTGAAGAAAAGATGCTGAGTACTCTCAGACAGTTGAGCAAATGGCAGACAAGTGTCATTATCACAAACTCCTGCTTTGTACAATCTAACTTTTGACTTAATCTTATCCAAGGCAACCATGTAGCTGATTAAATAACTCTTTGGCACATTGAACCTGTTCCATACCCCTCTTTTCCATTGAACTTTCTGATACTCAACTTTAAGCCATTTATAACCTTCTACAATTCTGTAAGGTTTAGCATTATGTCCCCATTTGTTTACATTGAAGCCCGATTTCAGTTTATCCTTCACTCTACAGATATTCTTCCATACCCAACCTGCACCAGTTTTCACCCCTTAAATAAACACTGCGAATCCATTTAACCCACAGGCCACAGCTACCTTCTTTTTGATCAATTTGCCTCACATACTTTCCCAAGCGTGCAGTATTCAATACACGGTGGTCCCTTAGCTTAACGCCTGCAAACCCACCATAGGAAGAGGCCTAAGCACACGCTAACCTTCGCAAAGAAAAGCTCTATACAGTTGAACAATTTATCCAACACTTATCTAGAAATTAGGAAGATTTGAGATTTTGAGCCCACTAAGTATGCAAGCTCATTAGCACTGCATCTAAACTAGCATAAGATAAATTCCTGCTAGGCTACTACTGCAGCAGTGCATCCTTTGTAAAATTCTATCAGTTAAAACATAATAATCAGCACTGACAACCTTTCAAAATTTAGTGGGAATACCTAAACACCTAAATGGAAACTCCCCCTTTTAAAAACCAGAGTCCTGCAAAATATTCTGCTGGACATCATTAGGGTCACATCCAAAATAAAGTGAAGACTTCGAATTTGCACACAGCCTAGAAGCTTTTGAAAAAGACTGACGAGCTATCAGGATCAAATGAtcaattttgttgatttattaTCCCCTTTAGCAAAGAGAAACTCAGGTTAAACATCAATTGTATATTACATATATTCTCAATTACTCATCATCAGCTCTACTCATCATAAATACTTGAAAGGGCTGAAAAATAGCAAAAATGTTTCCGAAATAACTAAACACATGATGTGTTGCTTAATAGTTTACACATTGAGCAACTCAGCTTACTTCAAAGGCCTAGGAGGGGCCATCTGATTCAATACACCCTCAACTCTGCAAGCCTCTTTTACCAATCACTACGAATAAATCCTCAGTCGCACTCTAAATCATCCCGTATAATAAGTTTCCTCTGCTTTCCATTTCATAGTAAGGCAATGAGCATATAGCACCAGTACTATACATAATAAACAGAAGATGGACCACTAATGTTCAGGGCTGCAAATATAGTAGTTTTTATCGAAAGAACCTAGTAAGAAATTGAGGCCAGAAACTAGAATTGTATTCAATTACTTAGTAATTAAAAGAATTACAACCATCCACTTTCGAGAAGTGGATTGTATCCCAAGGTTTTCCTTCTCTCTACAATTTCCTGATTGACTTTCTCTCTCCATTCTGTTGCCTTTTATTCACTTTCCACACCTGCCATGCTCTCCTCAACTCTAACCAACTTATTCTCTTTTCTCATTCCTATCCTCTTGAGACATTCATCACAAATAGTTCTGACTttgaggtggatttcccttgcTACCCCTGGGCCTCTTTCTTGGATAAGTAATCAGAACAGGAGCTTGGGGTTGATTCTTttgcaccccccccccccccccccctcccttcTAGGTACTAGCAGAATGAATTAACTAATGCCAGTAATTAACTTATATTTTTAACATAAACAAGTAAATTCAACAAAACTCAGTAAGGTAATGAGAATAAAAGTGTGATGCATGCACCAAGACCTTAATACTAAGATTTAGTTACTTCAAGCAGTACACAGGCTCCAGACCTTCAGCCCACATATACTCAAAAGCGAGATCAGGAAAAAGAAAGGAAGATAAGAAGTACCAACCCAATAGGAGCAGCCTCAAGAAAGATGAATTTCAATCTATCAGAAGCCACAAGCAGCTCTAGAAAAACGACAT
This genomic stretch from Spinacia oleracea cultivar Varoflay chromosome 3, BTI_SOV_V1, whole genome shotgun sequence harbors:
- the LOC110790969 gene encoding mannosyltransferase APTG1, whose translation is MRMRQNVSAVSDTKEVDVPASFEIDTKNNPDSEASWRRVFYLCLAVRMVNSLLVQTYFNPDEHWQSLEVAHRLVFGYGHLTWEWQRGIRGYLHPLLFAVLYKVLAFLHLDTPWIMMKAPRLLQSIFAAICDLYLYKFSDIIFGNRVAKWTLFSHLTNWFVFFCCTRTLSNSLETVLTVVSLYYWPCMRVSSSKIASSSRRWALAIAALACAIRPTSAIVWLYVVFLELLVASDRLKFIFLEAAPIGAVVLAITSLLDRMIYGSWIIVPLNFLKFNFLSSGGDYYGTHPWHWYFTQGFPVMIFTFLPFSLAGIIESKHWKLSGVIGWVIGIYSVLGHKEFRFILPILPIALIFSGYSLAALETPDIPVGKNKRAPTTHNKWPSKLRLAVFFLLVTNIPMGLYMSLVHQRGPEDVMQYIATKALNGEARSVLFLTPCHATPYYSAVHQNLPMRFLDCTPSEQRGTLDESDRFMMDPLGFASELAKNWSLPSHIVLFESEERKLKDFLISQSFREVKRFFHAHFKVDRDLQSSIVVYMYTGW